The Aedes albopictus strain Foshan chromosome 1, AalbF5, whole genome shotgun sequence genomic interval AGGCGTTTAATCATGGAGACGCTTGGTGTTTTACTTAAATCATTATTGGCCACTTTTGTATATGAAATTGTTCTGCAGAGATAGAGTAGATTTGTTGTTTATTAGTGGGTAACAGACCACGCTACCAAATGTTCTGTTCGACAAATAGTTTTCGGTTATTTTGACGCGCACGCTGGAAAGATTCTGGCGTTcggtttgaataggtcgaatctgtatAAGAATCACAACAAActtcctattcaaatcgaactacAGGTGTCTGTTTGCTCATGTATACATCAATGAGATAGTGTGGCATGAGCAGGTTTGAAATGTGTTTCACAGGTTTTATGAGATTATGAGATCGTAGTACGCACATCAAATATCCAGTGTATGTGCCTcatgagacgtctcgtgagactcaTCTCATTGAGCCTTTGGCTGACCGAAATTTGAATGATTCATGTTGGTCAATTTTCTTGGAAGTTGATATTGCATTGTAGGTTTTCGAATTTGTTTGAATTTGAATGAAACATTTACTCAATAACTTATTTCggggaaattccttgagcttgagcttgagcttgagcttgattgaccgcccgtagatgctactccgttattgctaGATCAGCTGAATTTACACAGAGAACCAACAGATAATATTTGGGATTAATATTTATCATCAATGTGTAACTTCTGGTGATCTGACATATTaagcaataccggcgccggccacgtccgaatgcaggtcaatttagGGAACGGGGAGGAACTGCTGTTGTGATACTCGCTTGGCCCCCCAACCGCATCACCGCCCATCCGGCCCAAATAGAACAGAGTGTACGATTCGGGTCGACGCGACAGTAATGCAAAAGGACGGCCAGAgaagccgaatatacctctgcactTCCACGAGTATCACGGAGtttggaatgatatgggaaaagaTTTTATGATCTGGATGCACTTTGGCAAGTGATTTCGACCGGCGGATAGGGTAGCACACTCGCAACGAAAACACTCGAACGCACGAACGATACTCTGCGCGAAAAGTTTCTTTCTCGTTTATCCAGGGCGTAACACAATACCGAACAAGACTGCGACACCCAATCCACCTACGCGGCATTCTGTTTTTATAGGCAATAACTagaccgccccgtacgaagatgagcactgtgaaatagacaacgacgacgaggacgcgctcgcggccgatccgaatgaaaaaagcggcatttGATTTTGCCTTCAAAGACACACTCCGAGTCGGAAACGAGGATGAAGCTTGTGATGAAGTTAATATATTGATTTGATCGTAAATCAGAATCATGGACGTTACAGTTCGAAGAAACAATTTAGCAAGTTTTTCAAATTCCATAACATGTTGTATAACTCGAAAACATCGTTTTATGATTATCGTGAAAAAATGTCCCTGCccatcaacaaaattccctgactttccctgattttccaggtccaaaaataaattccctgacattccctgactttccaggtttttccaggtagtcgacaccctgCTTTAGTTATTTGTTTTCAAGACTACGTTCTTATTGCTGGAGTTGATTTTGAGGATTGTAAAAGGAATCTTTACCTAGTTCTAGAGAGACTTTCTAAAGCAAACATTAAGGTAAATCTaaacaaatgtaatttttttgtaGACTCTTTGCCTTATTTGGGTCATGTAGTTTCTGAAAAAGGACTTATGCCGAGAAAGTAGAAACTATTCGTGCGGCGAAAGCGCCACAAAATGTTTCCGAATTGAAAGCTTTTCTAGGATTATTGAACTTCTACGGGAAGTTCATTCCTCACCTTTCATCTCGTTTGAGATGTCTTCACAATTTACTAAAGAAGGACGCTCATTTTATTTGGTCTCGTGAATGTCAGAAAACCTTTGACAATTGCAAGGCATATCTGTTGAAGTCAAATCTTTTGGAACTTTTCGATCCAAAGAAACCAGTGGTGGTAGTTTCCGATGCTTCCAGTTATGGACTTGGTGGGGTCATTGCCCATGAGGTGGATGGCGTAGAGAAGCCTATTTCTTTTGCGTCCTTTTCCTTAACTGACGCGCAACGAAAGTATCCAATTTTGCATCTGGAGGCTTTGGCGGTAGTAAGTACAATTAAGAAATTCCACAAATTTCTGTATGGACAAAAATTTACCTTGTACACCGATCATAAACCACTTATTGGTATCTTTGGGAAAGAAGGGCGAAATTTTATGTATGTAACTAGACTACAACGATATGTGATGGAACTTTCAATATATGACTTCGATATCAAGTATCGTCCTTCTAGCAAGATGGGAAACGCAGATTTTTGTTCTCGTTTCCCTCTACACTGAGCCAACTCTTCCGATCACTGTTATATGCCTGTTGCGACAGCTTCGTCCATCGGAGCGCCCCCCGGAAGCTTTGGCGTTTAGGTACGAATGTGTGAGTCGATCGCTATGATTTGTCAGAGACCGTGATAGTTAGAATTTGCAAATCATTGTTTGGAtcaaggatcggtaaattcgcctcactccattcatattcactcctctttgctgaagcgaatcgagaaagatgcagcaaacgggtagtcgtgatcaaacacgcaaccccatcaccagtgggaagcgatgcgcaagctggttgacatggatattcgtggccgatcgtcgcagtttggatcgcaagcgaatgaatgactagcgaatggtgacgaatgctggtgagcggtcgaagcggctattatcataactagaagaaaatttctgcatgtaatgcatacgtttttagtgtattgttgttgaaatgctagattagcaaagaaaataataaacattttttgaaaacttcaaatattcgtacgcgcaatatcactcacgaatagcatcacctctccatcgcttgtgatgcgaatgtggacgaatgattaaattccatgtatggcttcccaccgttcgccggtgtttgctgtcgtcggtgacaagcaaacacacaaactaaagcgacaaccgttcgctgctgactgtattcgagtgtggaagaagatgaaaagtggaaatcaggaaccctggtttgGATGCTGAATTGTATACGCAGAATTGAAAAGTGAATTAAGAATTATATTATTTAATTGCCAAATTCTAACTTAATTTCCTATTAGAGTTACAGATCATTCTATATTACCCTATATGAGCCCTAATTTGTACCGATATACAGGATTCGAATTGCCTAGTAAGGAGACCAATTGTGAGTACGAATTGTTTTTACATTAGGCATCTATTCTTAAACaataaatttacagctttgaGCTGATTCTACCGGGAACATTGGTGAGTCTGCTAAAAAGATCTCCGAAAGGTAATCTCTGTCCCCAACAATCTCAAAGAATTGAGGCATCGGTATGCAGGGATCATTTGTTCGTCAGACACGATCGAAATCACGAGCGGCCGCCAGTCGTTCTCAACCGACCCGCGGCGACGGTACACATCTCGAAATTCCGGAACCGATTGCAGAAGTTTTTGAGCCCTCGGTGATAGACGTTGAACACGGCGATGATAACGATTGTGTCGAATGTAGGAGACCCAACAGCGCTGAGTTGTACATGGTACGATGCGGAAATTGCAAGCATTGGTACCATTTCTCGTGTGCGAAAGTGGATACAGTTACGGCACAATCTAGCGATTTCGTTTGCGGAAAATGCAAAGCAAAGGATCCACCTCCTCCCGCCAGCTCGCGTACCGGTCGTTCGAGTGCTGCCAGTTCAAAAAGAGCTCAGATTGCTCGGGAACTACAACGTTTGGAAGAAGAGAGGTTGCTTGTCGAAAAGGCAATTGACGAAAAGTTGGAACGCAAGAAGGAGTTCTTGGCTCGGAAGCATGAGCTGCTTCGCCAGCAGGACGAAGAGGTGTTTAGTATACGGAGTAGCCGCAGCAGCCGAAGTCAAGCAAGCAGTAGGCAGAAAGTGGAAGCTTGGTTCAACAACCAAATGTCCGATTTACCCACCGTCGGGTCAAACCAATCAATTCTTCAACAGGTCCCAGCGAGTGGACCTGCAGGGCCTGTTGGTTCGTCAACTCCTATGGAAATGAGCAGAGTGGCGGAGGTTGGTCTTCAGCGGGGTCAAGCTGGAAAAACGGAAGTGGAGTCAGTTCCGCGTACCACCGACAGCATTTCGATTGGTGAGAGTCCTGGTGCCGAAGATGATTTCCAACAGCGAGGTCAGCAACAAAATGTAGAACGGCCGGAAAGTGTCCCGAATTTACCGTTAGTGAACATTCAACCGTATATTCGTCTCCTCGAAGAAGCGAACCCTACATGCTCGCTAGTTCCGAATTTGGGAAAAACAGATGCGTGTCCGAGGATCGTGAAGAAGATAGTGGGACCGTCATTACCCTACGCAGTGTGGCAACGCGAAACAAGCGAAATGCGGAGACAGCATGCTCGCGGACAGCAGCGCCAAGAAGAGGCAGACGATTATCGATATCAGCGCGAACAGGAGTTGGCTGATCTGTTGAAGCGTTCCGAGGAACAACGGGAGCAGGACAGGCTGCGAATGCAAGAAATTGAAGTACTGTTGCAGAAGCAGCAGGACATAGAGAGACAACACCGAAGGGAGAACGATGTGCGGCGAAGTCGTGAAATGGATTTAGTCAACCGACTGAAGCTCTACGAACAGCAGTACACACAGGAAAAGGCCAAGCGAGATGAGGAGAAACAATCATTTCTGGCGAAGGAACAGCAACTGACTGAGCAGCTGGAGTTACTGCGTCTGCATAGCGGGAAGGCACCAGTCGCGGCAGAGTTCGGAACACCTCCAGAGATAGTTCATCAGCAAGTCCCCCTAGTGAGTACAAACCCACCGGTAGCTCCGGTAAGTAGTTCTCAAATCGAGCAAAACGACACAAGCCAAATACACGATGGTGATCCGAGTCGACTGACACCTTGTCCAAGTGTCGCTAATCAGTACAGGAGAGTAGGGCCCCCCTATACACCATTTGTAACTTCCCAGTTAGGGCCTCCTATTGGCGATACAGTAAGACAGTCAGGCTTTAATGTAAACGATCCAGCTGGTTTCAACCTTTTCGGGTCGGCCTACCCTCAACCGGTGACGCAGGGGCCTACACCTCATCAGATGGCAGCAAGGCAGGTGATATCACGAGAGTTGCCAGTATTTGGTGGTGACCCCATAGAATGGCCGCTTTTTATCAGTAGCTACAACCATTCTACCGAGGCGTGTGGCTATTCATCTTCAGAAAACTTGCTGCGTTTGCAAAGATCACTAAAAGGAGCTGCGAAGGAAGCTGTCAGTAGTTTTCTCCTCCATCCATCTACCGTGCCGCAGGTCATATCAACCCTCCAGACATTATATGGAAGACCTGAGCAGATAGTCCACAATCTAGTAGCGAAAGTTCGGAGTACACCCGCACCGAAAGCAGAGAGACTGGAGACGTTAATTCAGTTCGGTTTGGCTGTGCAGAACCTGTGTGGACACCTAAAGGCGGTGGGAATGGAGAACCATCTTTCCAACCCTATCCTCCTGCAAGAGCTCGTGGACAAGCTTCAGGCAAATATCAAATTCAGCTGGGCGCTTCATCAGGAAACTCTACCACTGGTTGACCTGAACGGGTTTAGCGAATATATGAGGAAGGTCACAACCGCTACCAGTGGAGTTACAAACTTCTGCACTCCGGCAAAGTCTACGCAGGAAGAAAAGGTGAAGATAAAGGATAAAGCGTTTGTGAATGCTCATGCTACGTACGAGCGCAAGGAATCGAAACCATCCTACAAATCAGTAGCTGGCAATCGACGAGAACATGCCCAGGATTCTAGAGGAAAGGTCGCCGAAGGAAGCAAGTGTTGTCCATTATGTAGCGCTGATGGACACACCACTGCGGAATGCACAGCCTTCAAGAAACTTTCAGTAGATGGACGGtggaactttgtcaaagacaataaactgtgtaggagatgcctAGTGTCGCATACTCGCTGGCCATGCGAAGGCGAGGTTTGCGGGATCAACAGTTGTCAGAAACGTCACCATCGCTTACTTCACTATGAGCCATCCAAGAGGCAGGTGGTGAACTCCACCGACGCTACTGTTACTATTCATCGTCAGCCCGTGTCACCAACGTTGTTCAAAATCCTACCAGTGACGTTGTATGGACGGAATGGCGTCGTGAACACGTACGAATTCTTGGACGACGGTTCCTCGGCAACCCTTCTAGAGCAGACCATTGCGAATGAGTTGGGGATGAATGGGAAGCCGCATTCCTTGTGCATCCATTGGACAAGTGGAATAAATAAGCAGATTGCGACAACGGCACTGGAAACCTTCAGTATTTCGGAGCCCGGAAGTCAAAGGCGCTTCAACTTGTCGGAAGTATACACCGTTGAAAACCTAGGTCTGCCTGAGCAATCGTTGAACTTTGAACAGCTGACGGAGGAGTTCAAGCATCTGCGTCATCTTCCCGTGAAGAGTTTCCGCAAGGCCGTTCCTGGATTGTTGATTGGATTAAGCAATTCGCACCTACTAACAACAACGAAGATTCGGGAAGGAACAGAGGGAGAACCGATCGCTGCAAGGACGCGAGTAGGATGGGTCATCTGCGGCCGTGTACGAGGGGGAGAAGAACAGTTCCAGCACCGTCAGATGCACATTTGCACGGAAACGTCCGATCGTGACCTGCATGATTACGTACGGGAATTTTTCTCCGTGGAAAGCCTTGGAGTTGCCGTAGCACCCAACTTGGAGGGCAACGAGGATCAACGAGCACGCCAAATCCTACAAGAAACAACAGTTAGAACGGGTAGCGGAAAGTTCGAAACCGGATTACTTTGGAAGCAAGATGTCGTCGAGTTCCCGGATAGTAGACCAATGGCTGAGCGTCGGTTGAAATGCTTGGAGAGACGTCTGGAGAAAAATCCGCAGTTGTACGACAGTGTGAGGCAGCAAGTGGCAGACTACGAGTCCAAGGGCTATATTCACCGAGTTACTGATGAAGAAATGGCAAGTTTCGACCCCAGACGTGTTTGGTATCTTCCATTAGGCGTCGTGTTAAACCCAAACAAACCCGGGAAGGTACGCGTCATTTGGGACGCGGCGGCAAAAGTTGGCGGATCATCGCTGAATTCGATGCTGCTGAAAGGACCCGATCTTTTAACTCCGCAGCTATCTGTTACGTTCAAGTTCCGTGAGCGAGAAGTTGCCTTTTCCGGCGACATACAAGAAATGTTTCTGCAAGTTGGAATCCGAAAGGAGGACAGGAGCGCGCTATTGTTCGTTTACCGCAATCACTCGAACGAACCTATGGTGACGATGGCGTCCGATGTTGCTATCTTCGGAGCGACGTGTTCCCCGGCCCAATCACAGTACGTGAAGAATCTCAACGCGACGGAGCATGAGGCTCAGTACCCAACAGCAGCTTCGGCGATCAAAAACAAGCACTACGTCGACGACTATCTTGATAGCGTCGACACTGAAGAGGAAGCCGTAGATCTAGCGTTAGAAGTTGCTGAAGTCCACGGCAAAGCGGGCTTCCGCATACGCAATTGGGTATCTAATCGGACATCGGTTCTGGAAGCAATCGGAGAAGCTAACCCGGCCGCAGTGAAAAGTCTTTCGATGAACAGTCAGAGCGCTTTCGAGCGTGTGCTTGGAATATCGTGGATTCCAGGTGACGATGTGTTCTGCTTCACGATTAATCTTCAAGGAGACCTGGAAAGTGAGGTTGCGCCGACTAAACGTACGATGCTGAGCTTTGTTATGAAGATTTACGACCCCTTGGGGCTAGTGGGCTCACTAGTGATCCAAGGAAAAATACTGCTGCAAGACGTGTGGAGAGCTAAAATGGATTGGGATGAGCAGATTTCGGAAGATCTGTTCACGCGCTGGAAGCTTTGGCTGCAGATGCTGAAGGAGTTGAACAACGTTCGCATCCCTCGAAGTTACTTTCGGGGTTACGATCCTACCTGTTTCGATACCCTGGAGCTTCACGTATTCGTGGATGGGAGTGCACAAGCATACTCGTCCGCAGCTTACTTCCGTGTTCGAGATCGAGGGCAGATACGATGTGCGTTAGTTGCCTCTAAAACGAAGGTGGCTCCACTCCAACTAGTTTCCGTCCCACGACTGGAATTGCAGGCAGCCGTAATTGGAGCACGTCTGCATAAGACCATCGAGGATGGTCATTCCATAAAGGTAACACGCACCTACTTTTGGAGTGATTCCAGCACTGTCGTCTCATGGATCAGGTCTGACACCCGTCGATACCGGCAGTACGTTGCGTTTCGGGTGAATGAGATTTTGAGCTTATCGAAAACTGAAGAGTGGCGATGGTTGGGAACGAAGATCAATGTTGCAGATGAAGCCACCAAGTGGGGAAAAGGACCGAATTGTAACTCCGACAGCCGATGGATGCGAGGGCCCGCCTTTCTGTACGAAGAGAAGAGTAGTTGGCCAAAGGACAAGTTCGTGATGATTGAAGAAACGCCAGAGGAATTAAGACCAGCTTACGTGTGCAGTCACTTCCTGTCAGTTCCCATGATTGATATTTCACGATTCTCGAAATACGAAAGGCTGTTACGGAGCATGGCGTATGTCTATCGGTTTTGTAATAGGCTTCTACAACGAATTGGAAGAAGGCCTTCCGAAGGTGCATTGAGTATCAGCGGTGAAGATTTGCGGAATGCGGAAAGGTGTCTCTGGCGGCTCGCTCAATCAGATGGTTACCCGGATGAGGTCGCTATACTGACACACAACAAGCAGTCAACACCTGAAAACCAACAATCGTTAGGTCGAAGTAGTTCGTTGACCAATCTTCCTCCTGTGTTGGATGAGCATGGATTGATCCGTGTTGATGATGGTAGAATCGCAGCCGCAGATTACGTACACTACGACACCAAGTACCCAGTAGTTCTACCTAAAGGACACCCGATTACGGACTTGCTACTGGACTGGTATCACCGAAAGTTTCGTCACGCCAACAATGAAACGGTCGTGAACGAAGTGCGTCAGAAGTTTTTCGTCCCGAAGCTAAGATCATGCGTCCGATCAGTTGCGAAACATTGCCAGTAGTGCCGCGTTTACAAAGCCGTCCCTGCAGTCCCGAAGATGAGTCAACTGCCTCGGTCCCGCGTTACACCATTCGTTAGACCCTTCACATTTGTGGGCATAGACTACTTCGGGCCCTACCTAGTGAAGATCGGTCGTAGTACAGTTAAACGGTGGGTAGCGATATTCACATGCCTAACCGTACGGGCTATACATATGGAGGTAGTGCATTCGCTTTCTACCGATTCTTGTAAGAAAGCAGTTAGGCGGTTCATCGCTCGCAGAGGAGCACCACAAGAAGTCTATACGGATAACGGGACGAATTTCATCGGCGCGAGTAGAGAGTTGGAAGATGAGTTGCGGAACATCAACGTTAGCTTGAGCAGCACATTCACGGATACCAATACCCAGTGGCGATTCAACCCTCCCTCAGCTCCACACATGGGCGGATGCTGGGAGCGCATGGTCCGATCCGTGAAGACCGCACTGGGAACCCTATTGGAATCAAGGAAATTGGACGACGAGTCTTTCATGACACTGTTGGCAGAAGCGGAGCATATGGTCAACTCGCGCCCTTTAACCTTTTTGCCTGTTGACAGCGAGGAGCAGGAGTCGTTGACTCCTAACCATTTTCTGATGCTTAGCTCTACTGGAGTGCGGCAACCGATCAAAGCACCAGCGTGTGAACGAAAAGCATTGAAGAACAGTTGGGACCTCATTCAACAGAAGTTGGACGCTTTCTGGAGTCGCTGGATCTCCGAGTATTTGCCAGTAATATCTCGCCGATCTAAATGGTTCAA includes:
- the LOC134289735 gene encoding uncharacterized protein LOC134289735, which encodes MSQLPRSRVTPFVRPFTFVGIDYFGPYLVKIGRSTVKRWVAIFTCLTVRAIHMEVVHSLSTDSCKKAVRRFIARRGAPQEVYTDNGTNFIGASRELEDELRNINVSLSSTFTDTNTQWRFNPPSAPHMGGCWERMVRSVKTALGTLLESRKLDDESFMTLLAEAEHMVNSRPLTFLPVDSEEQESLTPNHFLMLSSTGVRQPIKAPACERKALKNSWDLIQQKLDAFWSRWISEYLPVISRRSKWFNHVTPIKEGALVVIVDGKMRNQWIRGRVSRTYPGKDGAVRLVDVNTSTGVLKRRAVCKLAVLDVKDPKDVQQDGHGDEDSEGLRERSGYGVVEPVSARHEGEDVATASSIGAPPGSFGV